TATCTACAAATGCTCTGGCCTAGAGAAAATGTATCAGAATAAGACGAGACAAGATCATTGGGCCAGCATATCTCACATTCCATGCATCCGGATAAATGACGAAGTGATCATATGATGATATGACTGCGCTCTCTCTTACATAGAGACAAACAAACTCAGGTCTTTTATGTACTTCAAATAACCACTTTAACTGCTTTTCTTCTAATTTGAtacaaaaactgaaattcaCTATCCAAATAAACCGAAATACACatttttaactatttttatGTCCACAAATTTGTTGAATTGCCCCAAATTTGCTATCAATTTTGCATTCAATTAACCTTTACAGTAGCCCCAAATTTGTGTTAACTTGTCCCCTGTTTtgtaaatgtttttttttttttccttctgtttATACCAAAATGAACAACCTATAGGGAACAGACACGTGGACAAGACTGAGCCTAGCCATGGTAGCCTTCGGCACTTTACCTACCGATCCGGTAACTAAGGCAACTCCCATCCCTAGGACACGTGGTTTGCTCTCAATCGACGTGtacagtcccacattgaaattCTAAACAATATGCACACCTCCCAAggtctataaaagatgaccactatcccaaaaaaaaaaatagaggtAATCAGAACTGACAGTCTAAGCTTGCTAAATCTGTACTTACTAAAATATCGGAGaaccttcggccggtaccacatCGGTGCCTAAAGGCCTTACTGAGCGTTTGTTATCTTGCAGGTCACACGCTCTACCGAGGCCCATAGCATACCGAGGGCCCAACATCACTAAGTTGAGCTGAAAGAAGCATTCCACTTTGGAAAAGAGAATAGAAGGAGTCAGTCTTATAATAGGATCCCTCTGTCTTGCATTGGGTTCACTAGAGCTTATATAAAGCGATAcgcaaaagagagagaattcgATCAACTCCTTGAGTTGCTTTCTTAGCTCTGATAGTTCAGGGGGACCATTTTCAGGCGCAAAGCCTCCGGTTCCAGCTCTATCTTATGGTCCACCGACCTTCTCGAAAAGTGCCTAACTACTTTTTTGCATCAACAGCTTCTAATGAAAGTATGTGTCTCATcaaaaacaaagcatcaacAGAGATCATGCTTGCTCTATGTTGTTCAgcacatttttatttatttaattcatattcattttttaCTTATAACCATAGGCACACTCTGTTTTAATTTCGTTCATGTATTGTTAGGATGTTTAATCTCTGTTTTGAGGTTGTGTTAACTTGTCCCCTGTTTTAtaaggtgtttttttttttttttttttccttctaatgAAAGTACATGTCAAATTGAAAGTCGCAATTAGATCTTTTTGTGGAAGATTTGGAGGTGTACTTTCTAGcacttttataaaaaaaatcttacatACTGCCATGTAAATACATACCAAATGGTTTTGTTCAACTTAAAAGATTGACATGGTAAATTTATTCAAGTAGTATAAAAACCTACATATGCcatcttcttcaaaaattaATGGAGGAAGTTATACTAGACGCATGGTTCAAAGGAGGCTGCTTCATTACCTGGTAGCTTTATCTATATGATTCTGTAGATAtgcatataatattttatctgcaaatgatttttattttgagatatttagtgatacacccatttttagcactaatattataataaaccctacacaattgaatttctataaataaacccaaaaaatgacagctggccttattgaatttaatgttgattattaaattcctttgatgccctattgaatgttttgggtatttttatgagattttggggttgggcttgttttaagaaattgatgacagttttgtaatttataagaagttaaaaacttttttgttatgttgtaaataggctttgggtttgtttttaaagtccatttcgtatggggtatttttataatttgagtccCTATATtaggtataatagtgaatctcccttttatttttccgtcCCACAAATCATTCATTCAGCTACAAAGTTCTATTTGATGAGACTTGAAATGTTGGATGTGTACTTGCAGACTTGAGaaactttcccatgtttggagGTCAAAGCAACTTGTGTAGGCAACCATGCCCGAGGAGAGTTTACCATTGTAtatggatttttgtttttctacaGACAAATTGCGGCAGAAGGGGAAGGAAATGTTCTCAAGGTGGAGCTCTAGCAAGAGACCAGCATTTGGACAATGTGGTAAACGAATCTCAATCCAACATAACAAGCATCACTTTCCATTCATGATTAGGTAATCTTTCATCATAAAATTCCTTTCTCTACGTAATAACTTGAAAACGTCATTTATGAGTTTCCTTTGAGATGTATGAATAACCTGTGAGAGCTCAAGTTCTAGGACAGACAATGTTGAGGAAACTCCATGCTTGGTCTTGTACAATACTAAGATTTTCCTCCGGTAGGGAATCACATAAGTGTTCCTTATGCAATGAATATTAATGCTGCACACTTCATTAATGACTTGTTTATTTAGAAGAaacattttttattgaaaaaagatAGTAAAATACCACAGAAGTGAACAAGTACTCGTCCACCACAGAACAGAAACAGAGCTGATCTTAAGAGAAATACAACTATAAGAGCTTTAACAAAGAAATTATCCTTGAGCTGACTTCCATCCCTGAATTGTGATTAAACCAATGCTCAAGGTGAAGATAGGAACCTCACCCTATTCGGAAGCTCTTCCATCCCCAACCCCTTACAAATTGGATTCATATAAATCTACCTAATTGCCGTGCCATTGATTATAATATTTGATAATTGAATATGCATCTTTCAGTGTCGTCCCCTTTAAGGTTTTAGCGTATTAATTAGTCTCTTTCATCTCTATTTTCTTGTACTTGTTGGTTGGAAATTAGTTTTCAGAAGCTACATGAGTTGGGGTTAACTAGAGAAATTAGTTTGTTCATATTCTAAGATGAATCTAACGATCCAATTCTTAATGTCCTGAACTTAGGAGTGTCTTGTTGAGATGAGATATGCATGAAAATGGAAAGCAATCGAGTTGAAATCCTCACTGGCTTTTCAAAATCTGATGAGGAACAAAAGTATGTGAAAACACATGAAGGTAAAATTCTGTTGGTCCTTTTCTGTGCCTTTCACATCCGAAAGGTTTGCTTTCTGCAATTATTCGAACTACAGTTCCATTtcattagaattttttttctttgttgtatCTCTAGACTCTCTGCGTAAGATTCCCAATGGGAACTACCCCAACTTGACCGAATTTGGCATGGATTGTGTATTTTGAGATTTCAAGGTAACTGCTGCTAATGGAAGCCCTCCTTCTTTCACTTGTTAATTCTTAGGGAATAACAATTTTACCAACAAACTCAAGAAATGCATGCTCTGATGTGTTGAAGTTGAAGATTTTGAGAAAGAATGAAAGCTGTAGCAGAAaatgtcacatcccgggatccgCTCCGCCGTaccacgatattgtccgctttgggcccccttcTCTGTCCTCACGGTTTtatttctgggaactcacgagcaacttcctagtgggtcacccatcctgagattgctctagccccaacttacttaacttcggagtttcTATGACTCTgaagccaaaaaagaaaaataagtttgcttttttatatttgaaagttGACATCTTAATCATTCTGATAATTTACAAGGTCCCTTGACGGCTGTGGAAGGGGCACATGTTTTGTACTAAACGGATACTTAACGACGGCAATAAACTTAACATCCTTATTATATGCAGATAGTTCATTTGTGTTTGGAGGGGCGGCCTTCATCTGATCTGACCACATGGAAAAGCTCTCTTTGTGTTGATGAAGAATTCTTCATCTCAAACAAGATAAACTGATGTTAAACACTGGGGGGCACGTCTTTGTTTGGTTTCCTTGCAAAAAAACAACGTTAAACTGATGATAAACTGATGTTAAAGCTCGTATTGTTGaagttcaatttcttcttgtCCCGCATTGAAAGATTATAGCTTTGTCTATGAATTCTTCAAGGACAGCCAATCTGATACTGATTGTTGTTTCCAACAAAAGCTCTGTCTCTACACATTATAGCTTATTCCTTGAATGTTACATATATTCAGTGTTTCCATACATTTCAAGAATTTTGACAAGCAAACGGTCATTCATTTAAGTTCAATATGAAATCTTCTGAGGTTGTCTATGCTATGGGATAAGCTGCTCATGTTATGACCCTTCTTTTCCTTGTTCCCATGACAATCACAATATTATGCCTCCACTTAAGCAAATTAGAAGACACTTTGGAGTTGGGATATTAAAAGTAGAATGCTACATGCACAACTCATCATAACATCTCTTAAAATTTTTGAGCGTTaacaagtaaataaacatgcacttaaaaattaaagtagtTGTGCATGGAAATATTTTGAcactgattttattttataccttctctttcttatttccATGAGTGAATGTATGTTTTGCTTGCTAACGCTCAACAATTTTAAGACAAATGCTAATCATATCTCAGTTCAATTTGTAGAAATATCAGTTGAACTTATatcttaatttcaatttgtcaccttaaaaaaaaaatttaagagaaatgtcactttaatttttcaaaattcatgatttgtTGTCTGACTTTAACATTATCCAATTTTTCATAAgttttaagggtattttaaacATGGAAAgttcattataaataaaattgtatatcttttaaacaattaaaattgaaataaataaataaataaccttCTCCGATCCCTGTGTGCCACCGATAGCTCCAACCAACTTTGCCCAACTTGAAATCCATTCCCCCTTCCCTCTTCACAGACCCTTCCTCCATTTTCCCTTCCCTCTACCCCTTCCTCCTCTCTCTACTATGACACACCTAGCTTCCACACAAATTCCCTCAGCCCACCCAAACTGAGTccacctttttcttattttttcaaattaaaaattttagaCATCCTCAATGAACACCATAAAAAAGTTTAGACATgctcaaagagagagagtggaagGAGAATGATAGAAATGGGAGAGGGAGGCGAGAGATGGAGagacaggaaaaaaaataaaactataaattatatatgattttttgtttttaataatgtggggtgtttttgagtttttcttgggtttgagtttttaaaaatgagcCTACTAAATTAGTTTTTATGGCTTTGGactaaaaatttgtttttaaatttatagaatTGAATCCAAATAAGATACCAAATAGAACCTAAACATgtcataagttttttttttttttggtgctgAACAAAAagagtaattttttttttctccgttggtttgggcttttatttttgtttttgtttgcttacAGACAACGCTTgaattgaaggaaaagaaaagagttttaccaaacaaaaaaaaaaaaagaaaaaaaaagaaaaggaaaagaaaagagtaaatagaaaaaggaaaagaaaagcttaCCGACTAAGCAAAGAAAGATACTCAAAGCGACACGTGTATGACACGTATACAAAAAGACTCCGAGCAGCGAAAGAGATAAATTCCTATCTGTCTTACAAAGTGTCAGAAAcccaaacacaaaacaaaagcagatgaaattgaaatcgaaatcttcttcttcttcctccttcttGTGTGTGTTTATGCAACTCATCTTCTTCGTCCTCTTACCTTTCCTCGCATTCTCATCCTTCGCAGAAGAATCAAATCCCTCCCGTTTCCAAAACATGGCCACTCTCGGCGGAGTCCACGAATCCCATGCCTCCCAGAACAGCCTCGAAACCGAAGACCTCGCTCGCTTCGCCGTCCAAGATCACAACAACAAGGAGgtctttattcttttttgcCTTTTAATTTCTACAATTTTGTGCTGGAAtttcaattaattgaaaattttgcagAATGCTCTGCTTGAGTTTGTGAGGGTGGTGAAGGCGAAGGAGCAGGTGGTTGCTGGCACTCTGCACCATCTGACGATCGAGGCCATCGATGCTGGAAAGAAGAAGCTTTACGAAGCCAAAGTCTGGGTGAAGCCTTGGTTGGGTTTTAAGGAAGTACAGGAGTTCAAGCACGCCGGTGACTGTAATGAAACGCCGTCGTTTACCCCTTCCGATCTTGGTGTTAAGGAAGGTGGGCATGGTCCCGGGTGGCAGTCTGTGCCGCCACACGATCCTCAGGTTCAGGATGCTGCAAATCATGCTGTTAAGAGCCTCCAGCAAAGGTCTAATTCTCTGTTTCCTTATGAGCTTCAAGAAGTTGTTCACGCTAAGGCTGAGGTTTGTGCCCTTCCCATTTATTGTGCTTTTTCACTTCGTATTGGGTTTTTGGGGCAGTGTTTGGCTGTGCTGAATTGGATGttaaaaatcaatttaaaatgcATTATGGAGAATTGGGGTTTGGTGGGTAAAATTTGGTTGTTTTCAATTGGGTGGCAAGGAGAATTGGGTATTGGAGAGTAGGTAATGTTTGGTTGAATTGAATTGGTATTGGGGTAGTCTTTAGATGGTTCAGAAGATTGAAAtgcattttgttgtttttaaatgTGCATTTGAActcaaattgtgctgtatAGTGCACAGGAATCttctaatttcttcttttcttcatttgtttctgttttgagATCAATGGGTTTGTACTGATTTGCATATGTTTGAACTATCTGTGTGAGAGCAGGTGATTGAAGAACATGCCAAGTTTAACATGCTTCTGAAGTTGAAGAGAGGAGACAAAGAAGAGAAGTTTAAAGTTGAAGTGCATAAGAACAATGAAGGCGCCTTCAAACTGAACCAGATGGAGGCAGATCACTCCTAGTTAAGATATAGCAAGTTTGTAGCAAGCAAATGTTCTGGAACTAACGGAGTGTACAATTGCTTTGGTTGCTGTTTGTATAACTTTTTATGTCCTGATACCAACACTTTGGTGTGTGGTTGTGTTTCCGAAATGTATGCGTATGTATAATAATGCTCTTGCTActtatcttttctttcaattCCCCTCACTCCTGGAATGGGTTCGATTTGCCCATCGCATTCTCGCCCCTACGAAAATCCTGATCTGGCTCTGGTCCCTGCCAACCATAACAAAGTTCTCTATCCCTATTCCTGCCTCAGAAAGCGTGAGGGATTCTTACTCCCTTGCCTGGGTAACCTTTCGACTGCTGTCGACCATTTCGACActagattttttttggttttttggtcAGAACCCACAGCCAAGCCCTTTCTGTTCCTAGCTACAATCGCAGCTTCCGCCTACTGTTGTCGATGCCAGTATGAGAGTTGGAGGAAGAcagaaactaaaaaattagTTGGAATTGCAGTgaaaaatcctttttattgtttatttaaattattatttttaacataaatttttatatattttacttTTGAGACATACGGCTCCCACTATACTTCTATACGGAGAATAGAAGGATAAAGCAATAGAATAAAAGTTGGAACAAAGATAATTGGGTTCTAGGGCAAAGAAatcgaaaagaaaaattctatAATCGGTAATTTCTGaataaaattgagaaaaagaCTATAAGTATTGCAAGGATACATGCCATCTGAACCTTGTCAACTAGTAAACCTAAGTGACTTAACGTTGGATGCTAATCAACTCTCTGGAAAATTAAACCAGAACAGgaaattcaaagaaaacctAGTAAAAGAATAGACTAACGGGCCCAAGTACTCTTGGAGAGCCTTGTAGATTCTCCTGCATCAGAATAGCAACTAGCGGATGTCACCTCAGAACTCTCCACAACATCATCAGCAAACACAGGGATATGTTCCTTGGTTATATCGGATAAAATGATGAGCACATTCTGCTCAACCTTAACAACCATACCAGTTGCACCTTCCAGAGTACCAGATACAACTTTCACATGATTCCCAGGTTCAAAGTATTTGCAAAGCTCTTTTTCGTTTAAGGCGAGAGTTTTTGGAAGTTGTTTCATTTCGGGCCTGATATGAACAATCTCATCCTCAACTTTCTCAACCCAtcctttcaaatttttaagatCTCCCTTGACCACAATAACTGTATCACCCTTCACAAAGGGTCCCTTCTTTCtgtttgaaaataaagttGACAAACGGGCACCATTCTCCCCGGGTTTCCGgaatttttcaagttcatCCAAAGTGGGACGTATGTTTTGAGAGCTAATTGATTTCATCGACACTGCCTTGTACAGGAAACCATCTTTAAACAGCATGCCATCAATACTCTCAAAGTAATCACCAGTCACCGGATCTCGTCTACGCTCTACACGAATATGCAGTTTTCTTGCTTCATCAATATTCATAAAGCGTGGAGGACGAACAAATGCCTTCTTTTTCACAACTTGTCTGCCCTCCAGTTTATTTGCAATAGCTTGTGAATCAATCCTTGGAATTAATTTTACCCTGACTCTCTGCCGCACATCATCGACACCCACAACCTTGGCAAGGTCTCCTTTATAGGTCCCCATCTTCATTCTGACCCATGTGCCCCTAGAAACATCAATTGCCTTGCTTTCAACCGAAAGAACGTCAGTCATTTCTCCGATCGGAACACGGTTTACCTTATATAGGGCAAGTATATTGCGCAGACCTTTGCAAGCCTCCCTCACATGGGCTTCGTTGTCGGCTTCAATGTATATAAAGTTTTTGAGGTGGTCTAGGGCAACAGCAGACTTGATGTTCAGTTTGGGTTTATCAATATACTTTTGCATTAAGCAAACAACTGCCTCTCGCTCACGACCGATCGCGCATTTCACCATCCACAACTTTGGGTCCCTAACACAAGGTAAAAGAGCTTGCTGATTCACCATCAAATCAGTTGTCTCCTCCTCGTCGTATTCTGCATGACTCGGTGATGACCTTGCAAACCGAGCTTGAATTCTTCTCTCAAGCGCTTCaacatcttcttcttgctcaTCTTCTTGCGGCCGCAATGGACGATGACGATGCATCCTTCTACCATCATGTTCTTCTTCAGGGAGATCAGCCCCAGTATCAACAATGAAGTCGTCCTCGccctcatcttcctcttcctcctcctcatcgTTATCGACCTCGGCCTCGATATCAAAAAACTTTGACCCAATAGGCCTCTTATTCCTCCGCTTACGACTCACACCACCACCATAAGCCTCATCATCGTCTATGAAATCCGATCTCCTCCGCTTCTGTCTGGATCTTTGTCCTCCCTGCTCCTCCTCatgttcctcttcttcatccccATCTTGAACTTGGTCTGGTTCGTAGTCATCTTCATCTCTGTGACGAGCCATAGCTGTCTGTGTGCTGATGGGATCAAGTTTGGGGTTCTAGGGTTTTTGTTGAGTAGTAAGAGCGTAGTGGTGCTTTTTATGACACAAGTCTCCTGTTGAATTGACAAAATTGGACTAGGAAACTGCTTTCCTCCTTGCCCAAGGAAGGAGGCATTCCTATCTCCTCTAAGTCACGGATTTACAAAtattatgtaaaaataatttataaaaaaaatacgaaGAAGAAATCTTAACATGCATGTCACATGGCACGAAATTAAGAGCTTCTACTTCTTAAAAAACAGGCAAGTATTTTCGATTAAACTAGGACGACGTTATCGAAATCCCACCTAAACTATGTGGTGCACTATTCTCGCAATTTTGCTACAACAAAAAAGTCTTCCCAAAACTTACGGACTAAGttatttcatataaaaaataaaattcaaataaataaaaaatcttacaGACTAAACAAAGATAATCGTACACGTGTCCCAAATCCGATGGGCGACATAGCGAAGTTTCCGTGCACACAGCATGTCGAAGAGTCAACAGAATTGAAATCGAAATTTTCATCTTCCTTCCTCCTGTGTGTATTAATAGCCATACAACTCTCTATCTCAAATCCAAAAGCCTCAGCTCGCAAAAACcaattctcaaccaaaaatGGCAGCAGTTGGCACGGTACGCGAATCTCAAGGTTCCGAGAACAGCGTCGAAACCGAAAGCCTGGCTCGTTTCGCCGTCGAAGAATACAACAAGAAAGAGGTAAACAAAAAGccctttttctatttgtgtGAAGCAAAGATTGTGGGTGGGTTTTTGGTTAATTGATTGATTGAATAACTAATTGTGCAGAATGCTCTGCTTGAGTTTGTGAGGGTGGTGAATGAGAAGGTGCAGGTGGTTTCGGGCACTCTGCACTATCTGACGATTGAGGTCACCGACGCGGGGAAGAAGAAGCTCTTTGAAGCCAAGGTCTGGGTGAAGCCTTGGGCCAACTTCAAGGAAGTGCAGGAGTTCAAGCCTGTTACTGACTCTTAGTTTGTCTTGAGAGGTTTGTGGGCTTTcatttgcttttttatttatttattgcttTTTTCTAATTACCTGGTAATTTGTTTGGAGAATTGGGTATTGGAGTAGGATTTGGTTGTGTTGATCTGTATCTTGTATTTTTGTGTCAATATGTATGGAAGTATATGAAATTGTAGATTTGCATTTCTTGTTAAGGTAAATTTCTCAACTGAGATTAAGAGTTTAAGATTTTGGAAATTCAATTGTAAGCAATTTACACACAAAAATTCACTCATTGTAGACGACTTGGATCCTCTCCTTGGCATTAGTTTTCCTGCCTCCTTGTTTTCTAATGAAAGAGAAACCGAAGATTAAAAATATGCATGCTAGTTTATGAAATTCTAGGTTGTTTTTTAGCCTTCATTTCATGTCCTTTTTCCTCACTCCTCTGTCAGAAGAACAGGCCTGtttcctttcatttttctcttccactccttgaaagaaaatagatgattcaTGTATGTTTTCAGAATTATTCTTACCACGCCATTGAGCTTTGTAAATAAATTTGGTcttaaaaattgttaaatcaAGCTCAAATGAAGTACATTAAGACCTTTTAGCCAAGCTTTGCAAGAACATCATTCAGTCTGGTAGGCACAGTCTAGGTATCTCTGCTTGTTGGGTGCTCTTGATCTTTCCTGGGTAATCCAACtgcccaaaaaaaagtaatcACTGAAGTTATATTCCCAAtggaaaacataaatttttgtttagtAAAAGGATGATAAAGAAATCAACAAGGTAATGGTAGTTATGAACTCATATTGCTAATGTCTAGTAGTATATTTCAGTTCCTTGAATGgctccttttcttcttgggATGCAACCATAAGTGATTGAAtatacttctttttctttcttgagtGTTTCCCACTTACACAATTTGGAGCCACACTTGTTAGGTTCTTTTTAGTAGCGCGTGAAgatgataaagaaaaaaatttgttatgcatttttcttcttttcatagTTGGGTAGGATAGGAAGGAGactgttcatcttcttcttgttcagaGAGAAGGATAGGAATATGTCAATATAGTAATAAAACCATTTAAAAACTTATGGTCTAActtgtcatatttttaaccttCGGATACGATTGGTCTATATTTGAACCAATTGGTAATTTATACTTATTTCTATGTGTTTAAACTGTGAGAGCAGGTGATCGAAGATAATGGAAGTGTAACATGCTTCTGAAGGTCGGGGAGGCAAAGAAGATAAGTTTAAAGTTTAAGTGCAAGAATAATGAAGGTAAAGTCTGAATCAGATGGAGCTACACCACTGTTAATATATGAGTCTGTAGCATGCCAATCTTCTACAAATTGGGGTGTATACATGCTTCCGTTGTAGTATTTATCTTGTGTCCTAATTAATACCAACCCTAATCACTCAGTATTGTTGTGTacttatttttccaatttgaaTG
The Prunus dulcis chromosome 2, ALMONDv2, whole genome shotgun sequence DNA segment above includes these coding regions:
- the LOC117618496 gene encoding cysteine proteinase inhibitor 12 encodes the protein MKLKSKSSSSSSFLCVFMQLIFFVLLPFLAFSSFAEESNPSRFQNMATLGGVHESHASQNSLETEDLARFAVQDHNNKENALLEFVRVVKAKEQVVAGTLHHLTIEAIDAGKKKLYEAKVWVKPWLGFKEVQEFKHAGDCNETPSFTPSDLGVKEGGHGPGWQSVPPHDPQVQDAANHAVKSLQQRSNSLFPYELQEVVHAKAEVIEEHAKFNMLLKLKRGDKEEKFKVEVHKNNEGAFKLNQMEADHS
- the LOC117619580 gene encoding putative transcription elongation factor SPT5 homolog 1; translated protein: MARHRDEDDYEPDQVQDGDEEEEHEEEQGGQRSRQKRRRSDFIDDDEAYGGGVSRKRRNKRPIGSKFFDIEAEVDNDEEEEEEDEGEDDFIVDTGADLPEEEHDGRRMHRHRPLRPQEDEQEEDVEALERRIQARFARSSPSHAEYDEEETTDLMVNQQALLPCVRDPKLWMVKCAIGREREAVVCLMQKYIDKPKLNIKSAVALDHLKNFIYIEADNEAHVREACKGLRNILALYKVNRVPIGEMTDVLSVESKAIDVSRGTWVRMKMGTYKGDLAKVVGVDDVRQRVRVKLIPRIDSQAIANKLEGRQVVKKKAFVRPPRFMNIDEARKLHIRVERRRDPVTGDYFESIDGMLFKDGFLYKAVSMKSISSQNIRPTLDELEKFRKPGENGARLSTLFSNRKKGPFVKGDTVIVVKGDLKNLKGWVEKVEDEIVHIRPEMKQLPKTLALNEKELCKYFEPGNHVKVVSGTLEGATGMVVKVEQNVLIILSDITKEHIPVFADDVVESSEVTSASCYSDAGESTRLSKSTWAR
- the LOC117617912 gene encoding cysteine proteinase inhibitor 6-like, with product MAAVGTVRESQGSENSVETESLARFAVEEYNKKENALLEFVRVVNEKVQVVSGTLHYLTIEVTDAGKKKLFEAKVWVKPWANFKEVQEFKPVTDS